In the Brucella anthropi ATCC 49188 genome, one interval contains:
- a CDS encoding carbon-phosphorus lyase complex subunit PhnI: MYVAVKGGETAIHNAHRLLDDRRRGDRSVPALRLDQIAEQLALAVDRVMAEGSLYDRELAALAVRQSRGDLIEAIFLVRAYRTTLPRFGYSRPMETAEMLIERRISATYKDLPGGQLLGPTFDYTHRLLDPDLAGDVAVPEPEMREAVKEETPRVTDILGAVGMIEDDGSLPEGHEPGDLTREPWTFPMERDLRLQALARGDEGFLLALGYSTQRGYGNNHPFVGEIRIGEVDVEFDVPELGFAVSLGRVQLTECQMVNQFKGSAKQPPQFTRGYGLVFGQSERKAMSMSLCDRALRVREFDADVTAPAEDEEFVISHSDNVQATGFVEHLKLPHYVDFQAELDLIRRMRAEYDQAHNETEGVTKEAAE, from the coding sequence ATGTATGTTGCCGTAAAGGGTGGCGAAACGGCCATCCATAATGCACACCGTCTTCTCGATGATCGTCGTCGCGGCGACCGTTCGGTTCCGGCACTGCGTCTCGATCAGATTGCCGAACAGCTGGCGCTGGCGGTTGATCGCGTCATGGCCGAAGGTTCGCTCTATGATCGCGAACTGGCGGCACTTGCTGTGCGCCAGTCGCGCGGCGATCTGATCGAAGCGATCTTTCTGGTCCGCGCCTACCGCACCACCTTGCCGCGCTTTGGCTATTCGCGGCCGATGGAAACCGCTGAAATGCTGATCGAACGCCGCATTTCTGCGACCTACAAGGATTTACCGGGTGGTCAGTTGCTCGGACCGACCTTTGATTACACGCATCGTCTGCTCGACCCAGATCTGGCCGGTGATGTTGCCGTTCCGGAACCCGAAATGCGGGAAGCCGTGAAGGAAGAGACGCCGCGTGTAACCGATATTCTTGGCGCGGTCGGCATGATTGAGGATGATGGTTCCCTGCCGGAAGGTCACGAACCGGGCGACCTGACCCGCGAACCGTGGACATTCCCGATGGAGCGCGATCTGCGCCTTCAGGCATTGGCACGCGGTGATGAAGGTTTCCTGCTGGCGCTCGGCTATTCCACCCAGCGCGGCTATGGCAATAACCATCCTTTCGTCGGCGAAATCCGCATTGGCGAAGTGGATGTCGAGTTCGACGTGCCCGAACTTGGTTTTGCCGTCTCGCTCGGTCGCGTGCAGCTGACCGAATGCCAGATGGTCAATCAGTTCAAGGGATCGGCCAAGCAGCCGCCGCAATTCACGCGCGGTTACGGTCTGGTGTTCGGCCAGAGCGAACGCAAGGCCATGTCCATGTCGCTCTGCGACCGTGCACTGCGCGTGCGGGAATTCGATGCGGATGTGACGGCACCTGCCGAGGACGAGGAATTCGTCATCTCGCATTCCGACAATGTGCAGGCGACGGGTTTCGTCGAGCATCTGAAACTGCCGCATTACGTGGATTTCCAGGCAGAACTCGACCTCATTCGCCGCATGCGTGCGGAATATGACCAAGCGCACAATGAGACTGAAGGCGTAACGAAGGAGGCCGCAGAATGA